Proteins from a genomic interval of Rickettsia sp. Oklahoma-10:
- a CDS encoding TraB/VirB10 family protein, with protein MVLVFYGLSENEVKTSRGLQEDRQSREISGIERAIDPRAKWTAEILNEVKNMQNHLEKLIENKYLETKTKIDDFSQKLESLENPLKETILYAGNDFNNNQKIEDLLDNNLEQNIAAAPTAPVKRLLGYVKRADLRIKKDFKDYITTGSFARGVLLTGVVVGTGTNNAASPEPIMVRLVDTAIFSKGYKTEQIKEAILIGSCTGDISSERAKCRLETVSLLNSNGEIIEKPVEGWLIGEDGRPGIKGIVVDRSSDVARMAVLNGVLGGIAQFFQNQASNSIFPVSPITGQQNALKAQDSLKAGVYAGTGNALEKLADFAIKRAESMSPVIVVASGRVIDVVFRKGFDLRDNKESGKVDRLLPPIEAILIARCPKD; from the coding sequence ATGGTTTTGGTATTTTATGGATTGTCGGAAAATGAGGTAAAAACTTCCCGAGGTTTACAAGAAGATAGACAATCAAGGGAAATATCTGGAATAGAGCGGGCAATAGATCCAAGGGCTAAATGGACTGCAGAAATATTAAATGAAGTTAAAAACATGCAGAACCATTTAGAGAAGTTAATCGAGAATAAATATTTAGAAACTAAAACTAAAATTGATGATTTTAGTCAAAAGTTAGAATCATTAGAGAATCCTCTTAAAGAAACTATATTATATGCTGGCAATGATTTTAACAATAATCAAAAAATAGAAGATTTACTAGATAATAACCTTGAGCAAAACATTGCTGCTGCTCCTACTGCTCCAGTAAAAAGATTACTTGGTTATGTAAAAAGAGCTGACTTAAGGATTAAAAAAGACTTTAAAGATTATATTACTACCGGCAGCTTTGCAAGAGGGGTGCTGCTTACTGGAGTAGTGGTTGGAACTGGCACTAATAATGCAGCTTCACCTGAGCCTATAATGGTAAGGCTTGTTGATACAGCTATTTTTTCTAAAGGGTATAAAACGGAGCAAATCAAAGAAGCAATTTTAATTGGTTCATGCACTGGGGATATTTCATCAGAGCGGGCTAAATGCCGGTTAGAGACGGTATCTTTACTAAATAGTAATGGAGAGATAATTGAAAAACCAGTAGAAGGGTGGTTAATAGGAGAAGATGGTAGGCCTGGAATTAAAGGGATAGTTGTTGATAGATCATCAGATGTTGCAAGAATGGCGGTACTTAACGGCGTACTTGGCGGGATAGCACAATTTTTCCAGAACCAGGCAAGCAATAGCATATTTCCGGTGTCACCGATTACCGGTCAGCAAAATGCCTTAAAAGCTCAGGATTCTCTAAAAGCCGGTGTTTATGCCGGCACTGGTAATGCTTTAGAAAAGCTTGCTGATTTTGCAATTAAACGGGCAGAAAGTATGAGTCCAGTGATTGTTGTCGCTTCAGGTAGAGTAATAGATGTAGTATTTAGAAAAGGTTTTGATTTAAGAGATAATAAAGAATCAGGTAAAGTAGATAGATTACTACCACCAATAGAAGCAATTTTGATTGCCCGCTGCCCCAAGGACTAA
- a CDS encoding conjugal transfer protein TraD: MQIIYMDNVIKRRLKLEQKKAKIITEEARLKIQERKARTCRLIEIGGLVVKAKLDDLPTNSLLGAFVSLKEKLIQHPSIQDHWTKIGKNIFDNHELR, translated from the coding sequence ATGCAAATTATCTATATGGATAATGTCATAAAACGTAGATTAAAATTAGAACAAAAAAAAGCTAAAATTATTACTGAAGAAGCAAGACTTAAAATTCAAGAACGAAAAGCTCGTACTTGTCGTTTAATTGAAATCGGTGGCTTAGTTGTTAAAGCTAAACTTGATGATTTACCCACTAACAGTTTACTAGGTGCTTTTGTTTCTTTAAAAGAAAAATTAATACAACATCCGAGTATCCAAGATCACTGGACTAAAATCGGCAAAAATATTTTTGATAATCACGAATTAAGATAA